The following proteins are encoded in a genomic region of Clostridium kluyveri:
- a CDS encoding ABC transporter ATP-binding protein codes for MLKIQKLHKVFNKNTLNENILYDNLSLTVEEGDFVTIIGSNGAGKSTLLNLICGTLSADEGSIILNGEEISKLPEYKRTRHIGRVFQDPSKGVSPNMTILENMSIAYNKGKRYGLTMCVNKNNTKLFIEILSQINLGLEDKLNTKVNLLSGGQRQALSLIMAVMCKPKLLLLDEHIAALDPKTSERIIEITDKIIVENKITTLMVTHNLNHAITLGNRLFMMHEGKIVMDVRGEEKSRLTIDKLLKSFEKVQGKQEGLSDRVLFS; via the coding sequence ATGTTAAAGATACAAAAACTGCATAAAGTATTTAATAAAAATACTTTAAATGAAAATATATTATATGACAATTTATCTTTAACAGTAGAAGAAGGTGATTTTGTCACTATAATAGGCAGTAACGGTGCTGGAAAGTCAACTCTGCTCAATTTAATATGCGGTACTTTAAGTGCCGATGAAGGTTCTATAATATTAAATGGTGAGGAAATAAGTAAGCTTCCTGAATATAAAAGAACCAGACATATAGGAAGAGTATTTCAGGATCCCTCAAAAGGCGTTTCGCCCAATATGACTATACTAGAAAATATGTCTATAGCCTACAATAAAGGAAAAAGGTATGGACTCACAATGTGTGTAAATAAAAACAATACTAAGCTTTTCATTGAAATACTGTCTCAGATAAATCTGGGATTGGAAGATAAACTTAATACCAAAGTAAATCTTTTATCTGGCGGGCAAAGACAGGCTTTATCTTTAATAATGGCAGTAATGTGCAAGCCCAAACTATTACTTTTAGATGAGCATATAGCAGCTCTGGATCCTAAAACCTCAGAACGTATAATAGAAATTACAGATAAAATAATAGTGGAAAATAAAATAACTACCCTCATGGTTACCCACAACTTAAATCATGCCATAACCTTAGGGAACAGACTATTTATGATGCACGAGGGCAAGATAGTTATGGACGTAAGAGGAGAAGAAAAAAGCAGATTAACCATAGATAAACTACTTAAATCCTTCGAAAAAGTTCAGGGAAAACAGGAAGGATTAAGTGACAGAGTTTTATTTTCCTAA
- a CDS encoding ABC transporter permease, translated as MDILISVLQQGLIFSIAAFGVYITFRILDFPDLSVDGTFPLGAAVTAICIVKGMNPFAASILSFGAGCVGGIFTGILHVKLKISNLLSGILVMIGLYSINLRIMTKSNVPLFGQKTIFSNNINLLLILFIIMVIVKVLLDLFLKTKMGFALKAVGDNEQLVTSLSLNKDNIKLIGLAISNGLVALSGSMMAQYQGFSDVGMGTGTVVMGLAAVILGESVFGRIKLLKSTTTALLGSILYKGAIALALLCNLQSNDLKLVTALIVILALSLNGKKLSFKTKKHNLGGESYVKDTKTA; from the coding sequence GTGGATATACTAATAAGTGTATTACAACAGGGACTTATATTCTCCATAGCAGCTTTTGGAGTATATATAACCTTTAGAATATTGGATTTTCCTGATTTGTCCGTAGATGGTACCTTTCCTTTGGGTGCTGCTGTAACTGCCATATGTATAGTAAAAGGAATGAATCCCTTTGCAGCATCTATTTTATCTTTTGGTGCTGGATGTGTGGGGGGAATTTTTACAGGAATTCTCCATGTAAAATTAAAAATAAGCAACCTTTTATCTGGTATCTTGGTAATGATAGGTCTATATTCTATAAATTTAAGAATAATGACAAAATCTAATGTGCCCTTATTTGGACAAAAAACCATATTTTCAAATAATATAAATCTTCTATTGATACTGTTTATTATTATGGTTATAGTAAAAGTACTTTTGGATTTATTTTTAAAAACTAAAATGGGATTTGCATTAAAGGCTGTAGGGGATAATGAACAATTGGTAACTTCTCTTAGTCTTAATAAAGATAATATAAAATTAATTGGACTTGCCATTTCAAATGGACTGGTAGCTTTATCTGGTTCAATGATGGCCCAATATCAAGGCTTTTCTGATGTGGGAATGGGAACTGGAACTGTAGTAATGGGTCTTGCAGCAGTTATTCTAGGAGAATCTGTATTTGGAAGAATAAAGTTATTAAAATCCACTACTACAGCACTACTGGGTTCTATATTATATAAGGGTGCAATAGCATTAGCACTTTTGTGTAACCTCCAGTCTAATGATTTAAAATTGGTAACTGCCTTAATAGTAATTCTGGCTCTATCCTTAAATGGAAAAAAATTAAGTTTCAAAACCAAGAAACATAATCTTGGAGGTGAGTCCTATGTTAAAGATACAAAAACTGCATAA
- a CDS encoding ABC transporter substrate-binding protein → MVGKKKLSFLAVFLLAASILGGCGGTSSSSSKSTIKDKEVIKIGITQFIEHPALDSARKGFIEALKAKGYEDGKNIKINYQNAQGDMPTTQSIAQNFVSQKEDLILAIATPSAQAAYNATKDIPILITAVTDPVKSGIAKSLENSGTNVTGTSDDLPIGKQFELLKKLVPNAKKLGIVYNTSETNSQIQVENAKKAAPTYGLEIVTAGVTNVSEVPQSLDSIVGKIDALYVPTDNAVVSSIATVVNTCYKKNIPVIGSEKGQVTGGALATTGIDYTKLGYQTGLMAVEMINGKKPSELPITTLKDMQLVINEDAVKKLNITIPDDLNSKAEKVKGGVN, encoded by the coding sequence ATGGTAGGAAAGAAAAAGCTTTCATTTCTTGCAGTATTTTTATTGGCTGCATCAATTCTAGGAGGATGTGGTGGGACATCATCAAGCAGTTCTAAATCAACTATTAAGGACAAAGAAGTAATTAAAATTGGTATTACCCAATTTATAGAACACCCGGCTCTTGATTCCGCTAGAAAAGGTTTTATAGAGGCATTAAAGGCAAAAGGATATGAAGATGGTAAAAACATTAAGATAAATTATCAAAATGCCCAGGGCGATATGCCTACAACTCAAAGTATAGCTCAAAACTTTGTGTCACAAAAAGAAGATTTGATCCTTGCAATAGCAACTCCTTCTGCCCAGGCAGCTTATAATGCTACCAAGGATATTCCTATACTTATAACCGCAGTAACAGACCCGGTTAAATCGGGAATTGCAAAATCTCTTGAAAACTCTGGAACTAATGTAACAGGAACTTCAGATGATCTACCAATAGGAAAACAATTTGAACTTTTAAAGAAATTGGTGCCTAATGCTAAAAAGTTAGGTATTGTATACAACACCAGTGAAACCAACTCACAAATTCAGGTGGAGAATGCTAAAAAAGCTGCTCCAACTTACGGATTAGAAATTGTAACAGCAGGAGTTACAAATGTAAGTGAAGTTCCTCAATCTTTAGATTCCATAGTTGGAAAAATTGATGCATTATACGTACCTACAGACAATGCAGTTGTTTCATCTATAGCTACCGTAGTAAACACATGTTACAAGAAAAATATACCTGTAATTGGTTCTGAAAAAGGACAGGTAACTGGTGGTGCTCTTGCCACTACAGGCATCGATTACACTAAATTAGGCTACCAAACAGGTCTTATGGCGGTAGAAATGATAAACGGTAAAAAACCTAGTGAACTTCCTATTACCACTTTAAAGGACATGCAACTTGTTATAAATGAAGATGCAGTTAAAAAGCTCAATATAACTATTCCAGATGATTTAAACTCTAAAGCTGAAAAAGTAAAGGGAGGAGTTAATTAG
- a CDS encoding HutP family protein codes for MIIESTDVAKASIEMSISSRESEKKLEDFFEDKGILTAAVDIGGNINNSIPKIIERALVASKKRGLIRENYHVHDGAIAGATREALFQIIQKANGLNVGGKIGIARNKEHISVCIFMSIGLLHLNEVVIGLGHRSIPI; via the coding sequence ATGATTATAGAAAGTACTGATGTAGCAAAGGCTTCTATAGAAATGTCCATATCCTCTAGGGAAAGTGAAAAAAAATTAGAGGACTTTTTCGAGGATAAAGGTATTTTAACTGCTGCTGTAGACATAGGTGGAAATATCAACAACAGTATACCAAAAATAATTGAAAGAGCCCTGGTAGCATCTAAAAAGAGAGGACTTATAAGAGAAAATTATCATGTACACGATGGTGCTATAGCAGGTGCTACTAGAGAGGCACTTTTTCAAATTATTCAAAAAGCAAATGGACTGAATGTAGGAGGTAAAATCGGTATAGCGAGAAATAAGGAACATATAAGTGTATGTATATTCATGAGCATAGGATTACTGCATTTAAATGAGGTAGTAATCGGACTTGGACATCGTTCTATTCCTATATAA
- a CDS encoding class I SAM-dependent methyltransferase has translation MTHKFDAKNKHKLDNATRRRLLPPEETLIKLGLQQGDIMADIGCGIGYFSIPACKIVGERGKIFAMDILPEMLQEVEINIKKHNIASNIRTLLTSENNLKLEDNTISFAFISNVLHEALDKEKLLNEIRRILSPKGRLAVVEWEKIQGEFGPPLEHRLDKFHLMKVLDKIKFSNISLVSIGENFYGLTAQK, from the coding sequence ATGACTCATAAATTTGATGCAAAAAATAAGCATAAACTGGATAATGCCACTAGGAGGAGATTGCTTCCCCCTGAGGAAACCCTTATAAAACTTGGATTACAACAGGGCGATATAATGGCAGATATAGGCTGTGGAATTGGATATTTCTCAATACCAGCATGTAAAATCGTAGGAGAGAGGGGAAAAATATTTGCAATGGATATTCTGCCCGAAATGCTTCAGGAAGTTGAAATAAATATAAAAAAGCATAACATTGCTTCTAATATAAGAACTTTATTAACATCAGAAAATAATTTAAAGTTGGAAGACAACACAATATCCTTTGCCTTTATAAGTAATGTACTTCACGAAGCATTAGATAAAGAAAAACTTTTAAATGAAATTAGAAGAATTCTCTCTCCTAAAGGACGACTAGCTGTTGTAGAATGGGAAAAGATTCAGGGAGAATTTGGCCCTCCTCTAGAACATAGATTAGATAAATTTCACCTTATGAAAGTATTAGATAAAATTAAATTTTCAAATATATCCCTTGTAAGTATAGGTGAAAACTTTTATGGCTTAACGGCACAAAAATAA
- a CDS encoding Mrp/NBP35 family ATP-binding protein encodes MSECNSCPLNGGCSKDKENCMVKNNPYNNVKKIIGVMSGKGGVGKSSISVLIARHLKDMGYSVGILDADVTGPSIPNLMGLRGKKAETNEEFILPVETQSGIKTISLNLLLQDENQPVIWRGPLISGAVKQFWTDVIWGELDYLVIDMPPGTADVALTVMQSIPISGLVMVSIPQDLVSMIVSKAVNMAKAMNINILGVIENMSYIACPHCGKKIKLFNAEGTGKFLKDMDLKLLGELPMLSSISSLSEQEGKGIDESLEKVFNPIVTNIISGLEEKR; translated from the coding sequence GTGTCAGAGTGTAATTCATGCCCGTTAAATGGTGGGTGCAGCAAGGATAAGGAAAATTGTATGGTTAAAAACAATCCCTATAATAATGTAAAAAAAATTATTGGTGTTATGAGTGGTAAAGGGGGAGTGGGAAAATCATCAATTTCTGTTCTTATAGCCAGACACTTGAAAGACATGGGATATAGTGTGGGAATTTTGGATGCAGATGTAACAGGACCAAGTATTCCTAATTTAATGGGTCTAAGAGGGAAGAAAGCAGAAACCAATGAAGAATTTATATTACCTGTAGAAACACAAAGTGGAATAAAAACGATATCATTGAATTTACTTTTACAAGATGAAAACCAACCGGTTATATGGAGGGGACCGCTAATATCTGGAGCAGTAAAACAATTTTGGACAGATGTAATATGGGGAGAACTTGATTATCTGGTAATTGACATGCCACCTGGAACAGCAGATGTTGCACTTACAGTAATGCAGTCTATTCCTATAAGTGGTTTAGTTATGGTATCTATACCACAGGATTTAGTTTCTATGATAGTTTCAAAAGCTGTGAATATGGCAAAGGCCATGAATATTAATATTTTAGGTGTTATTGAAAATATGAGTTATATAGCCTGTCCCCACTGCGGAAAAAAGATAAAACTTTTTAACGCAGAAGGTACGGGGAAATTTTTAAAGGATATGGATTTAAAACTTTTAGGGGAACTTCCCATGTTAAGCAGTATAAGTAGTTTATCAGAACAAGAAGGTAAAGGTATAGATGAAAGCCTTGAAAAGGTTTTTAATCCTATTGTTACTAATATTATAAGTGGTTTGGAGGAAAAACGATGA
- a CDS encoding NifB/NifX family molybdenum-iron cluster-binding protein translates to MKIAISAHGVEVESLLDVRFGRCKYFQIHDTEGGEIKILENKGQFSGGGAGIAAAQQVLDENVDAIITGSLGPNAFKIINKSGIKVYKCESIAVSSILGKFEKDELKELTQSGPAHHGI, encoded by the coding sequence ATGAAGATAGCAATTTCAGCACATGGGGTGGAGGTAGAAAGTTTGTTGGATGTGAGATTTGGAAGATGTAAGTATTTTCAAATTCATGATACTGAAGGGGGAGAAATTAAGATACTAGAAAATAAGGGCCAATTTTCGGGAGGTGGTGCTGGTATTGCAGCGGCACAACAAGTGCTTGATGAAAATGTGGATGCTATAATCACTGGAAGTTTGGGACCTAATGCCTTTAAAATCATTAACAAATCAGGAATTAAAGTTTATAAGTGTGAAAGCATTGCTGTGAGTTCTATTTTGGGAAAATTTGAAAAAGATGAACTTAAAGAGTTAACCCAGTCAGGACCGGCGCATCATGGAATCTAA
- a CDS encoding P-loop NTPase — protein MNIAVLSGKGGTGKTTVSTNIALALKASYVDCDVEEPNGFLFLKPHIEKTEQVKVEYPFIDDEKCISCGLCVEVCEFNALAKVRDDIILFQKLCHGCGACKIICKQDALSYRYRNTGKIEKGYAQNIECVRGVLDVGEPMAVPVIKQLLENVPQGVNIIDCSPGTSCNVVNTMRYAKGAILVTEPTEFGFHDLKMAIEVVKIFNIPFGIIINKDNGEDNVIKKYCREKNVPLIGSIAYSKNIAEIYSKGEILYNNPEYKRAFDDMAEGVLEVLKWN, from the coding sequence TTGAATATAGCAGTATTAAGTGGAAAAGGAGGTACAGGTAAAACTACTGTGTCTACAAATATTGCCCTTGCATTAAAGGCCAGTTATGTGGATTGTGATGTAGAAGAACCAAATGGATTCTTATTTTTGAAACCGCATATTGAAAAGACAGAACAGGTTAAGGTAGAATACCCATTTATAGATGATGAAAAATGTATTTCCTGTGGTTTATGTGTAGAAGTCTGTGAATTCAATGCCCTTGCAAAGGTTAGAGATGATATTATATTATTTCAGAAGCTATGTCATGGTTGTGGTGCCTGTAAAATTATATGTAAGCAGGATGCGCTAAGTTATAGGTATAGAAATACCGGTAAAATAGAAAAGGGTTACGCACAAAATATAGAATGTGTAAGGGGAGTACTTGATGTGGGAGAACCTATGGCAGTACCTGTAATAAAACAGCTTTTAGAAAATGTGCCACAGGGAGTAAATATAATTGACTGCAGTCCAGGCACTTCCTGTAATGTAGTAAATACTATGAGATATGCAAAAGGGGCAATACTTGTTACAGAACCAACCGAATTTGGATTTCATGACCTTAAAATGGCTATAGAAGTGGTGAAAATATTTAATATTCCTTTTGGAATAATTATAAATAAAGATAATGGTGAGGACAATGTAATAAAAAAGTACTGCAGGGAAAAAAATGTACCTTTAATAGGCAGTATTGCCTATAGTAAAAATATAGCTGAAATTTATTCAAAGGGAGAAATTCTATATAATAATCCTGAATATAAAAGGGCATTTGATGACATGGCAGAAGGTGTATTGGAGGTGCTAAAGTGGAACTAG
- a CDS encoding ATP-binding protein, translated as MELVILSGKGGTGKTTIATALSELAKDVVRIDCDVDAPNLYLFYKGVDIEKKDFYGGKKAVINEHYCNRCGKCEITCKFNAIKDYVVDGFLCEGCGTCTLICPEKAIKLVEDKSAETFITSTNKGIISRAQMNIGSDGSGKLVTFLRNNGKKFNAKDTLTIIDASPGIGCPVISSVTGSDAVLLVTEPTKSGLEDLKRVTALCMSFELFIMICINKYDINYNITVEIEKFVAEKELELVGKIPYDDTVIKSINELKSIIYYENSEACRSVKEMWVNIKKHIY; from the coding sequence GTGGAACTAGTAATATTAAGCGGAAAAGGAGGCACCGGAAAGACCACAATTGCAACAGCATTATCAGAACTTGCCAAAGATGTGGTTAGAATAGATTGTGATGTAGATGCTCCTAATTTATATCTTTTTTACAAGGGTGTAGATATAGAAAAAAAAGATTTTTACGGCGGCAAAAAAGCAGTTATAAATGAGCATTATTGTAATAGATGTGGAAAATGTGAAATTACATGTAAATTTAATGCCATAAAAGATTATGTGGTAGATGGTTTTCTCTGTGAAGGTTGTGGAACATGTACTTTGATATGTCCTGAAAAAGCAATTAAGCTGGTGGAGGATAAATCAGCTGAAACTTTTATTACAAGTACAAACAAAGGTATAATTTCTAGGGCACAGATGAACATAGGAAGCGATGGCTCAGGAAAGTTAGTGACTTTTTTGAGGAATAACGGTAAAAAGTTTAATGCAAAAGATACACTAACAATTATTGATGCTTCTCCGGGAATAGGATGTCCTGTTATTTCATCTGTAACCGGCAGTGATGCAGTATTACTTGTTACCGAACCCACAAAATCTGGACTTGAGGATTTGAAGAGAGTGACTGCATTATGTATGAGTTTTGAATTATTTATTATGATATGTATAAATAAGTATGATATAAATTACAATATCACCGTGGAAATAGAAAAATTTGTAGCAGAAAAAGAGTTAGAGTTAGTGGGAAAAATACCTTATGATGATACCGTAATAAAATCAATAAATGAGTTGAAATCAATTATATACTATGAAAATAGTGAGGCCTGTAGATCCGTTAAGGAAATGTGGGTTAATATAAAAAAACATATTTATTAA
- a CDS encoding C-GCAxxG-C-C family (seleno)protein, giving the protein MKKAVDFYEEGYNCAESIIKVVNEEKNLNIPVSIASPFGRGMTVGSSCGAITGALMALGAIKGRKEAVEPNQSRDYTKKIMGKIKEKYGTFQCAELKKKGVSCAEIIEYTHGVLKEYID; this is encoded by the coding sequence ATGAAAAAAGCAGTGGACTTTTATGAAGAAGGATATAATTGTGCAGAATCTATAATAAAGGTAGTAAATGAAGAAAAAAACTTAAATATTCCGGTATCAATAGCTAGTCCTTTTGGAAGGGGAATGACTGTGGGAAGCAGTTGTGGGGCAATAACAGGAGCACTTATGGCTTTAGGTGCAATAAAAGGAAGAAAAGAAGCAGTGGAACCTAATCAGTCAAGAGATTATACAAAAAAAATTATGGGTAAAATAAAGGAGAAATATGGAACATTCCAGTGTGCAGAATTAAAGAAAAAGGGTGTATCCTGTGCTGAAATAATTGAATATACCCATGGTGTTTTAAAAGAGTATATAGATTAA
- a CDS encoding NifB/NifX family molybdenum-iron cluster-binding protein has translation MKIAVASEGKYISGHFGHCDGFTIYQIEDKKIKNEEFKPNPGHKPGYLPVFLKELDVNVVISGGMGATAQQLFNENGIEVVVGTEGLCGAAVEKFIKGELKSTGSVCTEHAHEGHCSE, from the coding sequence ATGAAAATAGCAGTTGCAAGTGAGGGAAAATATATAAGTGGACATTTTGGACATTGTGATGGATTTACAATTTATCAGATAGAGGATAAAAAAATAAAAAATGAGGAATTTAAACCTAATCCAGGACATAAGCCAGGATATTTACCGGTATTTTTAAAGGAACTTGATGTAAATGTAGTAATATCAGGAGGAATGGGTGCCACTGCTCAGCAGCTTTTCAATGAAAATGGAATAGAGGTTGTGGTAGGAACTGAGGGCTTATGCGGTGCTGCCGTAGAAAAATTTATAAAAGGTGAACTTAAATCCACAGGTAGTGTATGTACTGAACATGCCCATGAAGGTCACTGCAGCGAGTAA
- a CDS encoding Fur family transcriptional regulator, whose protein sequence is MDKNLLLYKKLIKNKGYEFTIQKRILLLEMINANTHLSVKQIYERIKDKNVGLATVYRSLKIFGELGIVKKINVDNINYYEIKIFSGKPLHVHFKCDKCNSIIDVDNLEQDLSYIKLNKKIEEKNDLEIYDVDIMLKGLCSKCKGG, encoded by the coding sequence ATGGATAAAAATCTTTTGTTATACAAAAAGTTAATTAAAAATAAAGGATATGAGTTCACTATACAGAAGAGAATTTTGCTTTTAGAGATGATAAATGCAAATACCCATTTATCTGTAAAGCAAATTTATGAAAGAATTAAAGACAAAAATGTTGGTCTTGCTACAGTATACAGAAGTTTAAAGATATTTGGTGAGCTTGGTATAGTAAAAAAAATCAATGTTGATAATATCAATTACTATGAGATAAAAATTTTTAGCGGGAAACCTCTTCATGTACATTTTAAATGTGATAAATGTAATAGTATAATAGATGTAGATAATCTAGAGCAGGATCTTTCATATATCAAGCTAAATAAAAAAATTGAAGAAAAAAATGATTTAGAAATATATGATGTAGATATCATGTTAAAAGGACTGTGCAGTAAATGCAAAGGAGGATAA
- a CDS encoding DUF134 domain-containing protein, with protein sequence MARPIKFRKVEFFPKSTYFVPWGKAKCKISETVLKVEELEAMRLKDIEELNQEECAEKMQVSRQTFQNIIDSARKKVAVALTQGNAIRISGGNYTTNFCKFKCFDCGELYEVNYEQDRLLCPVCGSQRVLCSKKADFCTKWCKNNKCE encoded by the coding sequence ATGGCAAGACCAATAAAATTTAGGAAAGTAGAATTTTTTCCTAAAAGCACCTATTTTGTACCTTGGGGAAAGGCTAAATGCAAAATTAGTGAAACAGTTTTAAAAGTGGAAGAGCTTGAGGCCATGAGGTTGAAAGATATTGAGGAATTGAACCAGGAAGAATGTGCTGAAAAGATGCAGGTATCCAGACAGACTTTTCAAAATATAATTGATAGTGCAAGAAAAAAGGTGGCTGTGGCTTTGACACAGGGAAATGCTATAAGAATAAGTGGGGGGAATTACACAACTAATTTTTGTAAATTTAAGTGTTTTGATTGTGGTGAACTATATGAAGTGAATTATGAACAGGACAGACTTCTTTGTCCTGTTTGTGGTTCACAAAGGGTTTTATGCAGTAAAAAAGCAGATTTTTGCACAAAATGGTGTAAAAATAATAAGTGTGAGTAG
- a CDS encoding iron-sulfur cluster assembly scaffold protein — translation MFTSEYTDTVIEHFMCPRNVGIIDDSNGEGKAGDASCGDSLNIYIRVEDNIIEDISFLVYGCPASIATSSMTTELAKKKTLEEALSIGEDDIIDALGGLPDHKKHCSNLGVEALRSAIYDYLYEDKK, via the coding sequence ATGTTTACAAGTGAATATACAGATACTGTTATTGAGCATTTTATGTGTCCTAGAAATGTAGGTATCATAGATGATTCAAATGGTGAGGGAAAAGCTGGAGATGCATCCTGTGGAGATTCATTAAATATATATATTAGGGTAGAAGACAATATAATAGAGGATATCAGTTTTTTAGTTTATGGGTGTCCTGCATCTATAGCTACAAGTAGTATGACAACAGAACTAGCAAAGAAGAAAACCTTAGAAGAGGCATTATCTATTGGAGAAGATGATATAATAGATGCCCTAGGAGGATTACCGGATCATAAAAAACACTGTTCTAATCTTGGTGTTGAAGCTTTAAGAAGTGCCATTTATGATTATCTTTATGAAGATAAAAAATAA